DNA from Marinilabiliales bacterium:
CGGGGAAGTTGTTACCCCTTCCGGGGAAGTTGTTACCCCTTCCGGGGATGTTGTTTCCCCTTCCGGGGAAGTTGTTACCCCTTCCGGGGAAGTTGCTCTTCCTTCCGGGGAGGTGTCCCCCCTTTCCCTTTAGGCGAACCTGTTCCACCTTTGCAGTAACCTGTCTCACCTTCAGGGGAAGCCTGCGCAAAATTAATCAATTGTTGGAAATTGTCAGCATTAATTACATGAGTGCCTCCCTTGAGTATGGCCGGCCACAGGAAATGTTTATCTTTGCCATTATGGAATCACAAAGGCAAAGTAAGGTGGCAAGGCTGCTTCAAAAGGAGCTGGCCGATATTTTCAGGAAAGAGGGAAGTAACCTTTTTGGTGGTGGCATGATCACGGTCACCGTTGTCAGGGTGACGCCCGATCTGTCACTTGCCAAGGTTTACCTGAGCCTTTTCCCTCCCGAGAGGTCACAGGAGATGTTTGAAGAGGCCAATATGCAGGTAAAAACGATCAGGCATGAGCTGGGCAGGAGGGTGAAAAACCAGTTAAGACTGGTGCCCGAGCTGCAGTTCTACATTGACGACAGTATTGATTATGCCAGGAGAATTGATGAGCTTCTCAAGCCGTGACAGGTCAGATGTTACCGGGGCTGTTACAGGCTTCGCGTGCCGGCCGTCACTGCACTTCAACCGGCTCTGCCTGACATTATCGTACCACAGCCGGTCCGGCCTGACGGTGCCGCGCTCCGGTAAACCCCTGCACACAGATAAATTGTTGTTAACCGGCCCCGGATGCCCGGCGCCATATTTTCATGTTAAGAATGGATTATGATCCGGTAAAAAAGGATGCCGGCAGGATTTTCAATTGCTGCAAACCGGCAAGAGTTCTGTTTTACAGGCTGCTCAATGTGCTGCTGCTAAGGTCATGGCACGTCAGGAGGGAGATCAGGCGGTGGGCCCGCACTGCACCAGGCGGTGCCTGCGTGCTTGACGCAGGATCGGGTTTCGGACAGTACGTGTGGTTCGTGTCAAGGCTAAGGAAGGACTTCCGGGTAAAGGGCATTGACGTGAAGGAGGAGGAGGTTGAAATCTGCAACAGGTTCTTCAGAACAGCCGGCAACGGGACTGACCCCGCAACCGGCGGCACCATGGCCGCAGCTTCCGGCTATGCTTCCGGTCCCGCCCCGGCCAACACTCCCGACACGGCCGCTGCTCCCGGCGCCGTGTCCGGCGTTGATGCCGGTCCCGCCCCGGCCAATGCTCCCGGCGCCGCGTCCGTTCCCGCTCCGGGCAACACTCCCGACACGGCCGCTGCTCCCGGCGCCGCTTCCGGCGTTGATGCCGGCCCCGCCCCGGGCAACACCCCCGCCCCCCGCGTAATCTTTGAAAAGGCCGACCTGCTGGAGTTCAGAGAACCCGGCACCTACAACCTGGCGCTGTGCATCGATGTGCTGGAGCATATTGAAGATGATGTAAGGGTGATGTCGAATATCTGCCGCTCTCTCAAACCGGGCGGTACGCTGATCATATCGACACCATCGGACCAGGGAGGCTCGGATGTTCACGGAGACGGCGACCACTCCTTTATAGGCGAACATGTAAGAGACGGGTACGGCAGGGAGGAGATTGCCGGTAAGCTCACCAGTGCG
Protein-coding regions in this window:
- the rbfA gene encoding 30S ribosome-binding factor RbfA — translated: MESQRQSKVARLLQKELADIFRKEGSNLFGGGMITVTVVRVTPDLSLAKVYLSLFPPERSQEMFEEANMQVKTIRHELGRRVKNQLRLVPELQFYIDDSIDYARRIDELLKP
- a CDS encoding methyltransferase domain-containing protein, whose translation is MDYDPVKKDAGRIFNCCKPARVLFYRLLNVLLLRSWHVRREIRRWARTAPGGACVLDAGSGFGQYVWFVSRLRKDFRVKGIDVKEEEVEICNRFFRTAGNGTDPATGGTMAAASGYASGPAPANTPDTAAAPGAVSGVDAGPAPANAPGAASVPAPGNTPDTAAAPGAASGVDAGPAPGNTPAPRVIFEKADLLEFREPGTYNLALCIDVLEHIEDDVRVMSNICRSLKPGGTLIISTPSDQGGSDVHGDGDHSFIGEHVRDGYGREEIAGKLTSAGFSSVETHYTYGRWGSISWRLSMKYPIWLLNRSKIFFLVLPVYYLLTFPVALALNFCDIYTRNRTGTGLLVRAVR